The Daucus carota subsp. sativus chromosome 9, DH1 v3.0, whole genome shotgun sequence genome window below encodes:
- the LOC108202287 gene encoding probable carboxylesterase 2 encodes MEVHWGMVMPLARSKEIELLKSILGKYLLVADNLVKLEKDKDANILGISRLQMRNEQLNEEVINLKGEAAENVIWDSGILCNDEVWKLEQKIDHTLDEIVRLHASNEAIDAKIINFQMKLRCVHSKDVKISDSVSARLYVPKSVDSDQELPLLVYFHGYFHGGGFVIGTVFSPLYQIHLNYLVAQANIMVVSVDYRRAPEHPLPAAYEDSWEALHWIASHSRRSGPEPWLNEYTDFESLFFAGDSAGANIAHNMAIRVGTEKLEGYNVEGIVLVHPYFWGREALSGEPVEPQSRDFLDRLWSFVKPSTIGLDDPWIDPSKDPSLSSLGCKRVMIFVAGKDVLKQRGLFYQEVLEKSGWGGEIEVVETKDEDHVFHLYNPTTDNAVSLVRSIASFVNE; translated from the exons ATGGAAGTGCACTGGGGCATGGTTATGCCTCTCGCGAGGTCCAAGGAGATAGAGTTGCTGAAGAGCATCTTGGGCAAATATCTTCTGGTCGCAGATAATCTGGTGAAGTTAGAAAAAGACAAAGATGCCAACATTCTTGGTATATCTAGGCTTCAAATGAGGAATGAACAACTAAATGAGGAAGTCATAAATCTTAAAGGGGAAGCGGCTGAGAATGTTATTTGGGACAGTGGCATATTGTGTAATGATGAAGTATGGAAGTTGGAGCAGAAGATAGATCATACCTTAGATGAGATAGTTAGACTCCATGCTAGTAATGAAGCCATAGATgccaaaattatcaattttcaaatgAAGCTAAGAT GCGTCCACTCTAAGGATGTCAAAATTAGTGACTCTGTTTCCGCCAGACTTTACGTCCCGAAGTCTGTTGATTCTGATCAGGAGCTTCCACTTCTTGTTTATTTTCATGGATATTTTCATGGAGGAGGTTTCGTGATCGGAACCGTCTTCTCGCCTCTTTACCAGATTCATCTCAACTACCTTGTGGCTCAAGCAAACATTATGGTGGTCTCAGTTGATTACCGCAGAGCACCCGAGCATCCTCTGCCAGCCGCGTATGAGGACTCATGGGAGGCTTTGCACTGGATCGCTTCTCATTCGCGAAGAAGCGGTCCAGAGCCCTGGCTTAATGAGTATACTGATTTTGAAAGCTTGTTTTTTGCTGGTGACAGTGCAGGGGCTAATATAGCGCACAACATGGCTATCCGTGTTGGGACCGAAAAGCTGGAGGGCTATAATGTGGAAGGAATTGTGCTGGTGCATCCGTACTTTTGGGGACGAGAAGCGTTGAGTGGTGAGCCTGTGGAGCCTCAGAGCAGGGACTTTCTAGACAGGTTGTGGAGTTTTGTCAAGCCGAGTACTATAGGGTTGGATGACCCGTGGATCGATCCGAGTAAGGATCCGAGTTTATCGAGCCTCGGATGCAAGAGAGTGATGATATTTGTGGCGGGGAAAGATGTTCTGAAGCAGAGGGGATTGTTTTACCAAGAGGTACTGGAGAAAAGTGGTTGGGGAGGAGAAATTGAAGTTGTTGAGACGAAAGATGAGGATCATGTGTTTCATTTGTATAATCCCACAACAGACAATGCTGTGTCATTGGTTAGGTCAATTGCATCTTTTGTAAATGAGTGA